ACCATTCATTCAATCTGTATGATTTTACCGCCCGGGCTCGATTTTAGCCTCAGATGCTTTGCTGCCGGGAAAAGCATTGCAAACACGCCGAAAATTCCAACATGTGGTCATGTTCGGGCCGTCGCTGTCCCTGTTCACTTGAATGAAACTATGCAGATGCGATCAGCCAAATTGATGAAGGAACGAGAGTTCGCGGGCGCCCGTGCTCTCTACCGTGCCGCTGGCGTCAAGGGTGAGGACTTCGGCAAGCCCATCGTGGCCATCGCCAACTCCTTCTCTGAGTTCGTGCCCGGCCACGTCCACCTGAACAAGGTAGGGCGCATGGTCTCCAAGGCCGTCAAGGAGGCGGGCGGCATCCCCCGCGAGTTCAACACCATCGCCGTGGACGACGGCATCGCCATGGGCCATACGGGCATGCTCTACTCCCTGCCCAGCCGTGACCTGATCGCGGATGCCGTGGAGTACTCGGTCAACGCCCACTGTGCCGATGCCCTGATCTGCATTTCCAACTGCGACAAGATCACGCCGGGCATGCTGATGGCCGCTCTGCGTCTGAACATTCCCACGGTCTTCGTCTCCGGCGGCCCCATGGAGGCAGGACGCACGGTCATGCCTGACGGAACAGTCAAAGAGAGCACCGATCTGATCGACGTCATGTACGCCTCGGCTGACGACAGCATCGACGATGCTGGCCTGCTGGCCTTGGAGAAGACCGTCTGCCCCACCTGCGGCTCCTGCGCAGGCATGTTCACCGCCAACTCAATGAACTGCCTGACCGAGGCCATGGGTCTGGCCCTGCCCGGCAACGGCACCACTCTGGCTTCGCACACGGCCCGAAAGATGCTCTTCGAGCGGGCTGGCAAGCTGGTCGTCGAAATCGCCAACCGGTACTACCAGGATGACGACGACTCGGTCCTGCCGCGTTCCATCGCCACCAAGAAAGCCTTCGAAAACGCCATGACCATGGACGTGGCCATGGGAGGATCCACCAACACCGTCCTGCACATCCTGGCCGCCGCTCAGTCGGCGGATGTGGACTTCACCCTGGATGACATCGAGCGCATCTCCCACACGGTCCCCTGCATCTGCAAGGCCTCCCCCTCCGGAGACTGGGAGATATCCGACGTCCACCGGGCTGGCGGCATCTGCGGCATCCTGGGTGAGCTGGATCGAGGCGGGGTACTGCACAAGGACACACATTCCATTGATTACCCGGACCTGGAGTCAAAGCTCAACGACTGGGACATCATGCGACCCACCTGTCTGGACCAGGCCAAGGAGCTCTACCACGCAGCGCCCGGACACATCACCTCCCCCGAGCCCTTCAACCAGTCCAAGGAATGGAAGGATCTGGACACCGACCGCGTCAATGGTGCCATTCACGACCTGGATCACCCGGCCGTCTCCGAAGGCGGTCTTGCTATACTGCGCGGCAATCTGGCCCCCGACGGCTGTGTGGTCAAGACCGCAGGCGTGCCCAAGGAGATCTGGAACTTCCGCGGACCGGCCTTGGTTGTCGAATCACAGGAGCAGGCGGTGGAGGTCATACTCAACGGCACCCTGCACAAGGGCCAGGCCCTGGTCATCCGTTATGAGGGACCCAAGGGCGGTCCAGGCATGCAGGAGATGCTCTACCCCACCTCATTCGTCAAGGGCAAGGGAATCGGCAAGGATGTGGCCCTGCTGACCGACGGCCGCTACTCCGGCGGCTCATCAGGCCTGGCCATCGGCCATATCGCTCCCGAGGCTGCCAGCAAGGGCCCCATCGCCTTGATCCGCAACGGCGACATGATTCGCATCGACATCCCCAACCGACGTGTGGACGTTGAGCTGAGCGATGAGGAACTCGCCCAACGCCGCGCAGAACTGGAGGCCGGCGAAGGCTACGTGGCCCACAGGGACCGCAAGGTCTCCCTGGCTCTGAAGGCCTACGCCGCCTTCGCCCGTTCTGCAGACAAGGGCGCCACACGCGACCCAGATCTGATCAACCGGTTGTCCGGCCTGGACTGATAAACCCAAATCCTCCAATCGGGCTCTTACTCGATTGGGGGATTTTTTGACTCTTCTGAAGTAAAGGCCAGGTGCTCAGAGACCGTATTCCTTGGCGATTGCTTCCCAAAGCGTCCGGGCTGCTTTATCCACGCTATCGTTGACTATGACCTGGTCGAACTGATCCTCGGAGGCCAGCTCCACCTTGGCGGTCTCCAGCCTGCGGGCACGCTGCTCCTCATTTTCAGTTCCCCGCATGTTCAGCCTGGTGACCAGATCCTGGAATGAGGGCGGCGCCAGGAAGATATAGAAGACTTCCAGGCCCAGCTCCCCCGCCCGTTGGCGGACACGATGCGCCCCTTGCAGGTCGATCTCCAGAATTGTGGGCACACCTGCTGCCAGATGATCCAGGACCGGCTGCAAGGGAGTGCCGTAGTGGGACATGCCATGGACCAGGGCCGTCTCCAGAAAATCTCCGGCAGCCTCCCTGCGGGCAAACTCCTGCTCATCCATGAACCAGTAGGTGACGCCGTCCTTTTCGCCTGGACGAGGTGCCCGGGTGGTAGCCGAGACGGAGACCCAGACCTCCGGGTGAGCATGGCGCAGGGCTGCTTCCACAGTACCTTTGCCGACGGCTGTGGGCCCCGTCAGCACGATCAACCGGCCGCCTGTCTTCCCCTGCCTCCCGGTCTGTTCCCCCGAAGAGTCCTGAGAAGAGTCCTGACTCGACATGTCGGCACCGCTGATCGCTGACACGGCCACTTCCTTTCCTAAAGGTCACCCTCCGGCGTAACTGGACCGGAACATAGGTCAATCATATAGCCAGCACCTACCTGGCCTTCTCCAGCTCCAGCAGCCGTGCCGCGTGTTCCTGGATGCTCATGACCTCATAGTCGTCTTTTTTGACCACGTCAATGGCCATCAGAGCGGCTGAAAACTCGGTAATGGTTGTGAACTGCGGCAGATCAGCTGCTATGGCAGCCACCCGAATCAGATAGCCATCGGAGCGCGAACCCCTGGAGCTGGGCGTGTTGAGGATCATGTCGATGGCCCCGTCCTCAATAAGCTGGACAGGATTTCGGCCCATATGTCTTACCCCGTCGGCATCAGTGAAGGCCTGCCCCTGCTCCTCCCCATCGCTGATCTTGTCGACAACAGCCACGTCGAAGCCGTACCGACGCAGGACGGAAGCCGTGCCACTGGTGGCGCAGATGCTGAAGCCCTGATCAAGCAGACGGGCGGCCAGCATGGGCAGCTGGCGCTTGTCCGCGTCGTTGACCGACAGGAAGGCGACCCC
The window above is part of the Bifidobacterium asteroides DSM 20089 genome. Proteins encoded here:
- the gmk gene encoding guanylate kinase, yielding MSSQDSSQDSSGEQTGRQGKTGGRLIVLTGPTAVGKGTVEAALRHAHPEVWVSVSATTRAPRPGEKDGVTYWFMDEQEFARREAAGDFLETALVHGMSHYGTPLQPVLDHLAAGVPTILEIDLQGAHRVRQRAGELGLEVFYIFLAPPSFQDLVTRLNMRGTENEEQRARRLETAKVELASEDQFDQVIVNDSVDKAARTLWEAIAKEYGL
- the ilvD gene encoding dihydroxy-acid dehydratase codes for the protein MQMRSAKLMKEREFAGARALYRAAGVKGEDFGKPIVAIANSFSEFVPGHVHLNKVGRMVSKAVKEAGGIPREFNTIAVDDGIAMGHTGMLYSLPSRDLIADAVEYSVNAHCADALICISNCDKITPGMLMAALRLNIPTVFVSGGPMEAGRTVMPDGTVKESTDLIDVMYASADDSIDDAGLLALEKTVCPTCGSCAGMFTANSMNCLTEAMGLALPGNGTTLASHTARKMLFERAGKLVVEIANRYYQDDDDSVLPRSIATKKAFENAMTMDVAMGGSTNTVLHILAAAQSADVDFTLDDIERISHTVPCICKASPSGDWEISDVHRAGGICGILGELDRGGVLHKDTHSIDYPDLESKLNDWDIMRPTCLDQAKELYHAAPGHITSPEPFNQSKEWKDLDTDRVNGAIHDLDHPAVSEGGLAILRGNLAPDGCVVKTAGVPKEIWNFRGPALVVESQEQAVEVILNGTLHKGQALVIRYEGPKGGPGMQEMLYPTSFVKGKGIGKDVALLTDGRYSGGSSGLAIGHIAPEAASKGPIALIRNGDMIRIDIPNRRVDVELSDEELAQRRAELEAGEGYVAHRDRKVSLALKAYAAFARSADKGATRDPDLINRLSGLD